The following are encoded together in the Pleurocapsa sp. FMAR1 genome:
- a CDS encoding MarR family winged helix-turn-helix transcriptional regulator has protein sequence MADDLVDKILAQWQKERPQLDASPMGILGRTPRLAKHLTREISQTLAKFALNPGEFDVLATLRRSGKPYQLSPTELYNSMMVTSGTMTHRLDGLEKAELVERIRDPSDRRGTLIHLTDKGFNLIEKAVEAHVENGHHILSVLEDSELETLNMLLRKLLISLEERKL, from the coding sequence ATGGCTGACGATCTAGTTGATAAAATTTTGGCGCAGTGGCAAAAAGAACGTCCTCAATTAGATGCTTCGCCAATGGGTATATTAGGTAGAACACCACGGCTAGCTAAACATTTAACCAGAGAAATTAGCCAAACATTAGCTAAATTTGCTTTAAATCCTGGAGAATTTGATGTTTTAGCTACACTCCGTCGCTCAGGTAAGCCATATCAACTTTCGCCAACAGAGTTGTATAACTCGATGATGGTCACATCTGGAACAATGACCCATCGCCTTGACGGCTTGGAAAAAGCAGAACTTGTAGAACGCATTCGCGACCCAAGCGATCGCCGAGGCACACTAATTCATCTGACTGATAAAGGTTTTAATTTAATCGAGAAGGCAGTAGAAGCTCATGTCGAGAATGGACATCATATTCTTAGTGTTTTAGAAGACTCAGAGCTGGAAACATTGAATATGCTGCTGCGTAAGCTTTTGATTTCCCTTGAAGAGAGGAAACTTTGA